The Corvus hawaiiensis isolate bCorHaw1 chromosome 10, bCorHaw1.pri.cur, whole genome shotgun sequence genome includes a window with the following:
- the MSL2 gene encoding E3 ubiquitin-protein ligase MSL2, with product MNPVNATALYVSASRLVLNYDPADPQSFSEINKLLPYFRQSLSCCVCGNLLQDPIAPTNSNCQHYVCKTCKGKKMMMKPSCSWCKDYEQFEENKQLSILVNCYKKLCEYITQTPLARDIIQAVDCSADLLALLKDGAPLHEETEKSSDAALALCLTHSPVPSTSELATDAPGGFTALPESTPSLDLRGSVINGLPPCNGLAVEKLGVSIPSPEHASAIDVCSTGDYIKTEDIPGSLQPVCDTVATSDLCPAGIDICGFSEDIKPGGSLLLSVEEVLRSLETVSSTEVCDSNLQPGLEANMANGPFLQLSPPPLSHNIFMSTDASPHGLSCTAATPKVVKLNRKRSRSESDSEKVQPLPISSIICGPTLGASAPVTVKQENKMSLQPIATVPNGGTTPKISKTVLLSNKSMKKNLEHAPKKSHPKAKPGVLKTKDKAKEKVPSSNVMPGSPTKTVYKKPQEKKGCKCGRATQNPSVLTCRGQRCPCYSNRKACLDCICRGCQNSYMANGEKKLEAFAVPEKALEQTRLTLGINVTSIAVRNASTSTSVINVTGSPVTTFLAASTHDEKSLDEAIDMRYDC from the coding sequence GAAATTTGCTACAAGACCCTATTGCTCCTACCAACTCCAATTGTCAGCATTATGTCTGCAAAACATGTAAAGGCaagaagatgatgatgaagCCCTCGTGTAGCTGGTGCAAGGACTATGAGCAGTTCGAGGAGAACAAGCAGCTGAGCATCCTGGTGAACTGCTACAAGAAGCTGTGCGAGTACATCACGCAGACGCCGCTGGCCCGGGACATCATCCAGGCCGTGGATTGCTCTGCAGacctgctggctctgctcaaGGATGGGGCACCGCTCCACGAGGAGACGGAGAAATCCTCGGATGCGGCCCTGGCTCTGTGTCTGACGCATTCCCCCGTCCCTTCCACCTCGGAGCTGGCAACGGACGCGCCGGGGGGGTTCACGGCGCTGCCCGAGAGCACCCCCAGCCTGGACCTGCGGGGCTCCGTCATCAACGGGCTGCCCCCCTGCAACGGGCTGGCGGTGGAGAAGCTCGGCGTGAGCATCCCCTCTCCCGAGCACGCCAGCGCCATCGACGTCTGCAGCACCGGCGACTACATCAAGACGGAGGACATCCCCGGCAGCCTGCAGCCCGTGTGCGACACGGTGGCCACCAGCGACCTGTGCCCCGCGGGCATCGACATCTGCGGCTTCAGCGAGGACATCAAGCCGGGCGGGTCGCTGCTGCTCAGCGTCGAGGAGGTGCTGCGCAGCCTGGAGACCGTGTCCAGCACCGAGGTGTGCGACTCCAACCTGCAGCCCGGCTTGGAGGCAAACATGGCCAACGgccccttcctgcagctctccccccctcccctcagcCATAACATTTTCATGTCCACAGATGCTTCTCCTCATGGGCTCTCCTGCACGGCAGCCACGCCCAAGGTGGTGAAGCTGAACAGGAAGCGCTCTCGCTCTGAAAGCGACAGTGAGAAGGTTCAGCCTCTGCCCATCTCCAGCATCATCTGCGGCCCAACACTGGGAGCATCGGCTCCCGTGACAgtcaaacaggaaaacaaaatgtcttTGCAGCCTATTGCGACTGTACCTAATGGAGGAACCACTCCCAAAATCAGTAAAACTGTACTCCTGTCTaacaaaagcatgaaaaagaaCTTAGAACATGCCCCTAAGAAATCCCACCCGAAAGCCAAACCAGGGGTGCTGAAAACAAAAGACAAGGCAAAGGAGAAAGTTCCCAGCAGTAACGTTATGCCAGGAAGCCCGACAAAAACTGTGTATAAAAAgccacaagaaaagaaagggtgTAAATGTGGTCGTGCCACCCAAAATCCAAGTGTTCTTACATGCCGTGGCCAACGCTGCCCTTGCTACTCTAACCGCAAAGCCTGCCTTGACTGCATATGCCGTGGCTGCCAAAATTCCTACATGGCTAACGGGGAGAAGAAGCTGGAGGCCTTTGCAGTGCCGGAAAAGGCCTTGGAGCAGACTCGGCTTACTTTGGGCATTAATGTGACAAGCATTGCTGTGCGCAATGCCAGCACAAGCACCAGTGTAATCAATGTGACAGGGTCACCAGTAACGACGTTTTTAGCTGCCAGTACACACGATGAGAAAAGTTTGGATGAAGCTATAGACATGAGATACGACTGTTga